The Diospyros lotus cultivar Yz01 chromosome 11, ASM1463336v1, whole genome shotgun sequence region AAGGAAAACAATGTGTCTTGTTGAGACAGAGATGGATATCACAGACAAGGTTAAAATTGGTTACGTGGACAAGGAAGATGATTCTACTTTTAACGTGACAGATAATTTTGGGTATATTCCTATTAAATACATGTCTCAATtgaaaagatagagaaaaaagaaaaatatgcgATTTGAAAGACTAATAAATGGTTTAACTGTTCGAGTTTGGTGATTATTGATCCAGTTTGAAAATGTTAGTCTTGGTCACTTTTTTGTGTGGTTATGATGGTAGGCTAGTATTGTGTTAGTGTGTTttgtgatttcttttttttaatttcaattgcTTGAGATACGTCATAATGTAAATCGTCCACGTTTTTcgttttttaatatattattacttgtagaaaaaataaataaaacactcatttgaaagaaaatttttgattaatttaaaatatttttaaaatttttttatactcaattaaaattatttaatgaattttatttaaaatctaaaaactaatttataaaacaaaaatatattttagtagattaaatgcaattaaatataattgcaacaagaagaagaaaagatggttgcttcaatatatttttttctatttttaatcataatttgtatttaaaaaagaaaattaaatttttaaatggtgaaaaaaataaaattgagaaggAATTAAAGCAAATACAAGGGCATCGTGGCAAAGAAGGTATCGGGCGGTACAGTTAGACGCATTTCTGGTTTCCCTCAAATTCCTTTCCAGCTGTTCCAGTTAATTGGCACCGCGAACTGGAGCCAGATCTAGGGCTTCGGGCTATGTGGTCTCAGGTCGATTTTCCGAGGAAGATTTGAAAGCGGTGATCTTAGGGCTCAGGATCTGGTTTTGTGGTGTCGCGGATTCGAAATCGAAGGTAAATTTCGCCGTGCGAACACGAATTTTGAAGGTTTATTGAGAGGACAACAGTTTTTGTTTGGAGAATAGAGCGAGTGTTTGAGCGAGATCAAATTGAAGACTGCAGAGGGAAGGGGGCGTCGCTTAATTGGTTCAGATCTGCGGTTGATTCGCTGTTCGAGATCCAGTATTCGAGGATTCAAGCAGGTTTTGCAATTGGAGGTGTTTATTAGGCCGTTTAGATTTCTCAATTAGATTCCGAAAATGCCTGTCAAACCTGCCAATTCGTCCTTTCGGGATCGGACTCAGGAGTTTCTGAGCGTAGCGGAGAGGTTAAAGAAGTCATTTTCGTCGGAGCAGAATGGGCCTAGTAGCAGTAGCAATTCCAGTTCACGATCACAGGATCAGCGGGCAGCTGTTGCTATGCAGTCGGAGTTCAACAAGAGGGCGTCCAGAATTGGGTTTGGGATACATCAGACGTCCCAGAAGCTTTCCAAACTGGCAAAATGTAAGCAAATGAATCGCCAAGTATTTTGATAATTCTGTTCGTATTTGAAATTTCTGATGTGGATATTGTCTAAAGACATAAAGGAAGGATGTTTCTTAGGAAAATGGACAAGGTTGAACATTGGCCATAGAACAACAACCACATACCATGCCTTAATCCCTCCAGGCGGGGTTGCCAAAACTTTTACACgataaatttaattcatagaGGAATTACTCTATTAACCTGTATATTAGATCTACTAAGTACAGGCCTTGTCGGTGTCCAAACTTGTCATGAACCTTTTTATCAACCATtcagaaaaatggaaattaggTCCACGGCCCAGTCAAGACATTGACACTACAGTTTTGGATCAAAGTATTCTGTCTTAATTTAGGTTAATACGGTATCAACATctttattatgtatttattatagtGTGTCAGTGTTGGAAATTGGCATATCAATATCTGTTGTAGCAGCATTGATGATTAGGAGTCAAGTTAGCCACTGTTTTtcagatttaaaatttttcccaTAAGTGAATTTGTtggatattgtaaaatttttcCCATAAGTGAATTGGTTGTTTGTTCTGGGTTTGGCAAGCTTTCTACTTGGTAGAAAGTTTTTGGGGTTAGTAGATCAAAAATCAACTagattttgttggattttggaagttGTTGGGTCcttgattattctttttcactACAATGTGGCTACTACAGGGTTTAACTATGGCTATTTTATGGATTTAGTTGTTAATTGAAGGCTAAGCACAGGGGAAAGGTACACTTGTTGAAAATTTAATTGGGGAGGATTTTGGGGGCAACAATTGAGGTTGTGATAATGTTCTATTTTGGTAGAATAGAAGACGAGGGAATAGCAGAAAGAGAGGACACATGTCAGGACTTGGATATGGGTGCAATTTTTTGTTATCTTGCTCTGATAGAGACACCGGACGAACCCAAAACAGGTAACTAGGTAAACCTTGTGTCAGTCTCCTCTTGGCTGCAGCAATCCCTGTCTGTTCAATGCCCAAATATTGGCCTGATCTACAATACAGTAACCCTAGGACACCCTCAGTTGCAACCTGCTGCAGCAGGCTGTTCCGTGTACTACTTAGCTGAATTTCCTTGGAATAATTGCCAAAAAATGGactaaaattcatgaaaatatttatttgaattccTAGCACATCAAATATCAATCTTTCACTGCATAAACCAGTTATCAGCATAAAAATAAGGGAATTCTTCATGTACACATGCTGCCAGCAAGTAGTCCATACCAGGTAATACCTCACCAACACTAatgttattgtttattgttgtaaGACTGACCTATTTACCTTATTTGTGCGTAGCCACAATAATACAAAGAATTATCTATTGCAAAATGGAGCCCTACCAAAACAAGACCATATGAAGCATTGTCATAATACAAGTCAtgatacacacaaacacaaatcCATGATCTAATAGCTCAACAAGGATTGGTGCCATGCATATACAACATACTACAATATGATTTTGAGGAAGGATTTTTGAGCGTGCATGTCAGGTGGAACACATGTGGGAGGGGATTTCAATGCGATCTGATTCCCTTTTGACATTGTAGAGATTATCCTGCATTAAGTGCATTCACTGTGTGGTAAATTGTTAATTCAAATGAGGTTTTTTTAAAGCTCCCTGTACCTCATGTATACATTCTGATTCCTGGCCATTATTTGTTAACTGCTGAATTATGCGATATCTTGTGTATTTGTATGACTTAAAATTGCTATTTAATTTTCCTGTTTTATCCACAGTGGCAAAGAGGACATCTGTTTTTGATGATCCCACCATGGAAATTCAGGAGCTGACTGCAGTTATCAAGCAGGATATCACTGCGCTCAACTCAGCTGTTGTGGACCTTCAGTTTGTTTGCAACTCCAGAAATGAAAGTGGGAACAGTGACACAAGCAGTCATTCAATTACAGTTGTAGATGACTTAAAGAACCGCCTGATGAGCACTACTAATGAGTTCAAAGAAGTCCTCACCATGCGCACAGAGGTGAGACTGTACTTTGCTGCATATGCATGCTTTCTCTGCATGGGTGGTTGATGAAATGGGGGGCTATGTGACTGTTTGGTTCGACATTATTTTTTGGATCATCTTTAATGTATTGCATGCCTTAGACTAAATACATTGGCTTCTGTTAAGCAGAATTTGAAAGTTCATGAGAATAGGAGACAGTTGTTTTCTTCTACTGCTTCCAAGGATTCTACAAATCCTTTTGTCCGTCAACGTCCAATTGCTGCAAGATCGGCCGCAAATACATCAGCTGCTCCTCCTCCCCCCTGGGCTAATGACTCACCATCTTCATCCCAATTATTCCCTGGGTAAGGCCCAAGATGCCCATCAGCACTTTCATACAACTTGTTGTAGTGTCCTTAGTTTCTTTCAGAGGCTTGAAACTTCCCACTTTTCTTTCCTGAGCAAATGATGGTCAAATGTTGAAAGTGCCCttaagaaaagaattaaatatgatttatctaCCATATGTTTCAGTGAGTGCCCTATGCCACAAATCAACTTGATGATGAATATATACCTGCAAATGAAACCTAAACTGCAAAGAAGTATTTTGTAAATGGCTAATTTAATGGGCTGTAGGACATTATGATGCCACCTTTATCTATAATAAacccttttaaaaaaatatatatttgtatttgggCAATTTGCTCATACCTGAAGTTTGATTCTCTCTTTatgattctaaaaaaaattcctaCTTCTCTAATTATATAATGGAGAGCTTGAAAACTTTTGAATTGGTTTTATtttacaatatatttttatgttgggATTTATACAGAGGTTCTTCTAATGTCTAGGCTATGTTTGATcacttatttttattgttgAGTTTGTCTTTCTAATGCTATTAAACTTGATGATGGGCTAAGTTATGCACTAGCAACACCTTACTCCCGCTGCCTTGGTTATTTTTCTAGTGGGAAGCAAATGGATGAGACTCGGCCATTGCTACAGCAGCAGAATCAACAGCAGCAACAGTTGTCGGCTCCTTTACAAGACAGTTACATGCAGAGTAGGGCTGAAGCTCTTCAAAATGTGGAGTCAACCATTCATGAGCTGAGTAACATCTTCAATCAGTTGGCAACCTTGGTTTCTCAGCAAGGAGAAATTGCCATAAGGTTTTACTTTTACTCTTTGAGACATTATACACTGGATGTTTAAATTCTTTCTCTGCTCCTGTCTATGCCAAACACCTATGATGATGTCATCATTcctcaatttaatttaaccTTAGATCAGTCACTATCGACTGGGGAAAATTTTAACCTTCAGCAAAACTTTAGTTCAATGGACTTGGCAGCGCTTACAAATCTCTGTTACTGTACTACCATGTTTACCAGTTTAACTTGTTAGTTTACCGTTTATGGTGCTGTAATATATTGTATATGGCTAGATGTTGTATGCTTTATGAAGATGGGTTCCACTCCTTTTCCTTATAACAATTGGAGAGAAATTGGAAATGGTTGGGCCACAAGTTCTTTGATTTGAGGTAACACTTGGTTTTGGCTTTCCTTGTATCTATGAAAACCACTGTACTGAGTTAAATGGTTGGGCCACAAGTTCTTTGATTTGAGGTAACACTGGGTTTTGGCTTTCCTTGTATCCATGAAAACCATTGTACTGAGTTAAATGAAGCTACTCTCTTTGTCCTTAAATACATTGTTCttgtccttttcttttatttattttgtgtgtgtgtgtgttggggggggggggggggctggaATGTAAGATATGTTTAACAGGAGAGAAATTCATTACATAAAAGCAATTCTGGCTTCCTGCTTTCACGATATAAAGCTTTCTAGAAGAGTAGAGATCTGAAGACAAATTATGTCTCCTAACATTTAGCTGGTGGTTAGTAATCTTTGGGCTCTACAAACATGGTTCACTAAAGTTAGTAAATTCCAGGCAATTGACCCTTGCCACTTTGGTTATCATTGCTGAGATCAGCTCTTCTACATCATTGTCTATTACATGCTGTCCATTGCTTTCTTTGGTTGGAGAATTTACCTATTTTGATGAAGCTTAGCAATTTTCTTGGATTTCCAGGATGGATTGTGCCTTATATTGTGTTTGGTTTCTCACTGAAGGTTATGAAATTATGTTGGCTAATGTTTTACTTAAATGGGTATAAAAAGATGTTAATTTGTTATTCCTAGTTATGGTGGATTTCCTGCCACTTCCTTAATGGGGATGTGGAGGTTTTAAGTCAAAGAGTGATGGGCTTTTGCTTGAGGTactcttcttatttttcatttccatattttttttgcAATCTGCAGCTAAAACTGTTATTTGCTTTTGCTATGGGGCCCCTTAGTGCTGTGTAGCTGTAGCTCTAACCAAACTGGTtctgttaaatttcttaagtAGTACTAAAAAGCATGATTGCCAGGTTCTTGTTTTTATTATGATGGAACTGATGATGTTAACACTGATATTTGTGATGATGAAACTGATGATATGTAGCTCTGAGAAGCCTGCCAGGGCCTTAGGCTTCCCAGAATGTTGAGTCGAAGCTAAATATTATCCAATGGTTGGAAGAAGAAActtgaccaaaaaaaaagaaacataagatTGTAGACTTCTTGTAATCATCTAATAGTTCTCCCTCTAGGATAATGCTGATGGAGTTGGGAGAGATTTGACTAGACGTGCGTGATGGATATTTTCGTTGTAGCAACTGAAATATGACGAAGAATTTCTAGCAAAATTTGAAATCAGTAATTTTGAACTGAGTTGCACAAGACAAGAAAATCTTGCTGAATTGGTTTCAATTAGATGGTTTTGGCGGCCAAACTAAGATTTGGGAGGGGAAAAGGGGGTGATGGAGACAATGACAGTTAAAATCTACAAAGAAAGATTGGGGAATTTTATTGTTCCTTTAGTTATATTTACTACGATCATGTCGATATTGGTATAGGAATTACCATGAACGCCAAGCATTGGTATATGTTCATATTAGGCCCTTTTGGAAGTTTGCTTATCGCTCTTTATAGGGAATCACAAGCCCATATAGGATGTAGGCACCCCATTGAAGCTAAGCACTCTTAGAAGTGAATTGTTTGTGCCTGACCACCTCTCTTTTGTTTTATTGTATTGACGTTCTGCCTTCTCCTTGTATTTCAACTTAGcattagagaaggaaagaaagaattaTAATTGACATGTTATCTCATTCATTTTAAATGATTCAATTTGATGTATTTACTTCTTGCTTTCAAGATGCAGCCCTTCACATCTAAACTTCCAGAACTTAAAGATGCTTTTAAGATTCATCATGATTTCAACCTGTCTCAACTGGGGGATGCGTTTATGTTGATTGGGCTGTCGCATTCATTTTGGATTTGAACTTGTGGACTGATTTGTCTTTGGTTGTGGCTGGCAGGATCGATGAAAACATGGACGACACATTGGCAAATGTGGAGGGCGCGCAAGGGGCTCTGCTCAAATATCTCAACAGCATCTCATCCAATAGGTGGCTGATGATCAAGATCTTCTTTGTACTGATTTTCTTCCTCATggttttcctattttttgtgGCATAGGTAAAATGGGattataaagagagagagagagagagagacgaagGTCGGTCCTGTAATTTTACTTGACTTGCCAAGAGCCCTATATTATATTCGTTCTAATTCCCACCCTCCCTCCCCCCATGAATGTATTTGTTTGATTCTTAAGTCAGCCAGCAGCCAACTAAGTAGTGTCCAAATTTTGTGTGGAAACTTTTGTATATGGAGAATGCAAATACCATTGGAAGTGAGTTTGTCATGTTGCAGCCTCCCTTCCTTTTGGTGTAATAACTAATAAGTACTCCTTGCTCTTTCAATGCTCCCTTTGGTATTTATTTACTGTTTTTGTTgcagaaaatttgaaaatcgtaaaaaaaaaagaaaaaagaaaaatcttattCTTGAAGGTACATGCTTCATCCCTTTTTATGTGAGCATGAATGgaaataaaaactgaaatttgcgttaaaaattattgaaaacacaatcttaattattaagaaaatctTAATTCTCAATCCATTGAACACTTGTTATTAAGTATTTAATATTCTTAATTTATGTAcaaatttattcttgaaaatttttctGTCGTCTTAAGCATGCATTTTTTTACCTTGTTGATGtctcaaattttaattactactaaatttttaaaaaatagtataaaaataacataacaaataaagtaaactaaaaatttaaaaaataaaaacgtatAACATAATTGGTAAAGTATTTGATAGGTCCCAAATAATTGACTTTCAGTCTTTGCTAGCCACGTCATGGAGATTTGGCATTCATATTATTATCTTCAAGCCATTTTGAGTAAAGAGAAAAACTATAAGCGTGATTCGAGAATTTTGaaacttaattataataacatttttatgaTCTGAAAAAGTACAACGTATTTTTATTTAAGTCTGGACTTTGTAAAGTTGGTTTAAGATTTTACCGTAACCTTAAATTACTTATCAATAATGGCTACGAAGGCCATACTTCATACATTGTAGAATAAAAGGCAATTATAAATCTCCATAAGTTAATAGGTAACCAATCACATCATTTTATGAATGCATTATTGGTAAAAAATGTACactaaaatcttaaaaaaaaaacatgattataataatttataacacACAAATCTcttactttcttatttattgtgTTCTTCATTTCTATCACTCGttaatttaagtatcaaaataatttttcaacgACCTAGagatttcatcatttttttttattttaatcgtGGATAgtttaatttatcttaaattttttttacaattatataaGTCCAAACTATTAGTAGACTCAGATTTGGAAAAAACAAGAATAGATCAAAACATTGAAGATGCGTAATTTTTTTGGACAAAAATCCCATATTTAAttggaaaaatcaagatttgtGAATAGGGTAGCACTGATGCAATTCTGGATAACTTCAGGGGTTGATTAGCGAAAATTCAAAAGCTCAAGACCCATCTTGTCAAAGAGACGGCTATATAAGCCTGGCTCGACGTTATCCGTATTACAgtcccatttcttcttcctctttttctctcccaGCCTGGGAGTCGTAGCTCTCCCTCGTCGATGGAATTCACATGAAGTCTGCCTTAGAAACCTGATTTTGCCCCTCTATTCTCTCTCCGTGTATGTTGTGCACCTGAAACCCTAGCCTTCAATCTCTTAGAAACCCTAGCCTTTTTAATAGCGGATATGCATTGAATCTTATAATCACCCCGATCGCTTAATTTTGCTAATTATCGGCTTCGTAGTGAGGTTTTTATGTTGGAATGATGGAATATGTGGCCTTATTTGTGAATCgacataattttaatttgttttgaagtAAAATTGCAAACAAAGAGTTTTTTTGCTTTTGGTTTCTGAAACCTTTATCGATTTGGAAATGAGGATTTGATTCGTTTTCCTGaaattgtgtaattttttagtTTGGGTCCGCAGGCTTTGATTAGTTTGTACAAGTTGTTTGTTTCAATTGCGTGTTGGGGACTGGAAGAGATATGGTGGGCGGTGGTAACAGGAGGAGGGACGAAGGGTCGTTGGTGATCAACAATACCAACGTGTTTGCAGCTCTCGAGACTctcaggaagaagaagaagtctgaTAAGGATCGCGGGGCTTCAAAGAGTAAAGGGTCTTCGAAATCCCAAGCAAAGGAATCGGAGCAGCAGGTTTTCTGGGCCCCAGCTCCCCTGACTGTGAAGTCGTGGGCGgatgttgatgatgaggatgacgACGACTACTATGTCACTACTGCTCCACCTCGGTCTGCTTGGGGCTTGCCAGAATCTCAAGAGACTAGGGACAAACAAGAACCTTTGGAGGTATGTATATTGCGGTTTTGTTTTGGCTCAATCCGTTGGTTTTATATGTGTATGGTTTAGCAAAGGAATTTTGTTGATATACTATCTTGGTCCTTCATGATAATCTGGTTTATTATTTGCCAAtcaattgataatttgatagctGTTAGATATCTCAAATTTTAATCAAATGGGGAGGAAGTCTTCTAGAAAATTCAATCCTATTTTgaataaagataaagatatagGTAGGAGATTCAATCCGAgtggttgcctataaataagcctCCCTTATACAGAGATATCAAATGCGAGAGTATCACAGCACAATTCAATAACTAGTATTATATCAGTGAGAGATTAGTTGTGTTATGTAGACCAGAGTTGTAAGGGTTTAAACTTGTATTCGTTCAAAAACTGTATCATGAGAGGGTTTACAGTTTTGTTAGTTTAAGAGTTGTATCACTAATTGTGGATTATCTTCATTATTGTGATTGTGGACATAGGTTGTCGAGATTGAACTATGTTAAATTTTCTATGttctatttttcttgatttctgCATTCGTGAGATTCAATcctaacaaatggtatcagagagCAAGGTTTTAAAGATTGTGATGCTAAAATTTTTGGAGAGGAATttcacaaaaaagaaagaaagaaaagaggcgAGTCATTTGTCACTGGTAGCTGAGATGCCACATCAAAGGAGTTCTGGATGCCATCCATCACTGATTTGATTGCCGACATAACCAACCAGTGCAACAGAGGAGATTGATTGACAACTGTAGAAGATTTGTTGCATAATCCTAGAAGCAACAGAGACCAAAACCCAATGAGACTTGGCCTCCTTGCAACTGTACCAAAGCATACTAGTTAAGAGCAACTCATTGCAAGCCCCTGTTCTGCCTCCACTGTGGAAGATGAGAATCTATTTAGTCAAC contains the following coding sequences:
- the LOC127813480 gene encoding syntaxin-32; translation: MPVKPANSSFRDRTQEFLSVAERLKKSFSSEQNGPSSSSNSSSRSQDQRAAVAMQSEFNKRASRIGFGIHQTSQKLSKLAKLAKRTSVFDDPTMEIQELTAVIKQDITALNSAVVDLQFVCNSRNESGNSDTSSHSITVVDDLKNRLMSTTNEFKEVLTMRTENLKVHENRRQLFSSTASKDSTNPFVRQRPIAARSAANTSAAPPPPWANDSPSSSQLFPGGKQMDETRPLLQQQNQQQQQLSAPLQDSYMQSRAEALQNVESTIHELSNIFNQLATLVSQQGEIAIRIDENMDDTLANVEGAQGALLKYLNSISSNRWLMIKIFFVLIFFLMVFLFFVA